From the genome of Chlorocebus sabaeus isolate Y175 chromosome 2, mChlSab1.0.hap1, whole genome shotgun sequence, one region includes:
- the CLDN17 gene encoding claudin-17, giving the protein MAFYPLQIAGLVLGFLGMVGTLATTLLPQWRVSAFVGSNIIVFERLWEGLWMNCIRQARARLQCKFYSSLLALPPVLETARALMCVAVALSLIALLIGICGMKQVQCTGSNERAKAYLLGTSGVLFILTGIFVLIPVSWTANIIIRDFYNPAVHIGQKRELGAALFLGWASAAVLFIGGGLLCGFCCCNRKKQRYRYPVPGHCVPHTDKRRDMKMPSNTSTSYV; this is encoded by the coding sequence ATGGCATTTTATCCCTTGCAAATTGCTGGGCTGGTTCTTGGGTTCCTTGGCATGGTGGGGACTCTTGCCACAACGCTTCTGCCTCAGTGGAGAGTATCAGCTTTTGTTGGCAGCAACATTATTGTCTTTGAGAGGCTCTGGGAAGGGCTCTGGATGAACTGCATCCGACAAGCCAGGGCCCGGTTGCAATGCAAGTTCTATAGTTCATTGTTGGCTCTTCCGCCTGTCCTGGAAACAGCCCGGGCACTCATGTGTGTGGCTGTTGCTCTCTCCTTGATCGCTCTACTTATTGGCATCTGTGGCATGAAGCAGGTCCAGTGCACGGGCTCTAATGAGAGGGCCAAAGCATACCTTCTGGGAACTTCAGGAGTCCTCTTCATCCTGACGGGCATCTTCGTTCTGATTCCGGTGAGCTGGACAGCCAATATAATCATCAGAGATTTCTACAACCCAGCTGTCCACATAGGTCAGAAACGAGAGCTGGGAGCAGCACTTTTCCTTGGCTGGGCAAGCGCTGCTGTCCTCTTCATTGGAGGCGGTCTGCTTTGTGGATTTTGCTGCTGCAACAGAAAGAAGCAAAGGTACAGATATCCAGTGCCTGGCCACTGTGTGCCACACACAGATAAGCGAAGAGACATGAAAATGCCTAGTAATACCTCCACCAGTTATGTCTAA